From one Thermanaeromonas sp. C210 genomic stretch:
- the cysE gene encoding serine O-acetyltransferase yields the protein MGWRSIKRDIEVVFERDPAARSVLEVLLCYPGFHAILLHRVAHFFHRKGFTLLARLISQVNRFLTGIEIHPGAKLGEGIFIDHGMGVVIGETAEVGNNVTIYQGVTLGGTGKERGKRHPTVGDNVVIGTGAKVLGNITIGNNVKIGAGSVVLRDVPPNCTVVGVPGKVVVRDGRNIADAQVSEIDLHHEDLPDPVAEMLLCLQRQIQRLEKRLEELEGKNFEPLSVQYPDGWQGKVRSC from the coding sequence ATGGGGTGGAGGAGCATTAAACGGGACATTGAGGTTGTTTTCGAGCGGGACCCGGCAGCCCGCAGCGTACTGGAAGTCCTCCTGTGCTATCCGGGATTTCACGCCATCCTATTGCACCGCGTGGCCCACTTTTTCCATCGGAAAGGCTTTACCCTTCTGGCCCGCTTAATTTCCCAGGTGAACCGTTTCCTGACGGGCATTGAGATCCATCCGGGAGCCAAACTGGGCGAAGGGATCTTTATCGACCACGGAATGGGCGTAGTCATTGGCGAGACGGCAGAGGTGGGGAATAACGTCACCATCTACCAGGGGGTCACCCTGGGGGGTACGGGCAAGGAGAGGGGCAAGCGGCACCCTACCGTCGGCGACAACGTGGTCATCGGTACCGGTGCCAAGGTGCTGGGTAACATCACCATCGGGAACAACGTAAAAATCGGTGCCGGGTCCGTAGTGCTGCGGGATGTACCTCCTAACTGTACGGTGGTGGGAGTGCCGGGCAAAGTGGTGGTACGGGACGGGCGCAACATTGCCGACGCCCAAGTAAGCGAAATCGATCTGCACCACGAGGACCTGCCCGACCCGGTGGCCGAGATGCTCCTATGCCTGCAGCGGCAGATACAGCGCCTGGAAAAGCGCTTGGAAGAACTGGAGGGTAAAAACTTTGAGCCTCTATCTGTTCAATACCCTGACGGGTGGCAAGGAAAAGTTCGTTCCTGCTGA
- the cysS gene encoding cysteine--tRNA ligase: MSLYLFNTLTGGKEKFVPAEPGLVRMYVCGPTTYNYIHLGNARPLVVFDSLRRYLEYRGYAVFYVQNFTDIDDKIIHRAREEGVPAEVLAARYIREFFVDADALNVRRASLYPRVSHHIEDIIRAVEDLIRRGYAYAAKGDVYFAVDKFPAYGRLSRRQPEEMMAGARVEIGEDKRNPLDFALWKKARPGEPAWDSPWGLGRPGWHIECSTMALKYLGPSFDIHGGGADLIFPHHENEIAQAEALTGKPFARFWLHNGFITVNQEKMSKSKGNFFLLREILGRFRPQAVRLYLLGTHYRSPLDFADEYLEEAERGYDRLVNARVVLAEALAASGGGDREGVGGPAGEGATPAALELRERVRSLRSKLEAALDDDFNTAHALGVLYELVREINTFVNRGEKGPGTAEALAEAASVLDDLGEGVLGLFGGARQEADGGLVAGLVELILSIRQDARQRKDWATADYLRDRLKELGIILEDTPHGVRWRIRRG; encoded by the coding sequence TTGAGCCTCTATCTGTTCAATACCCTGACGGGTGGCAAGGAAAAGTTCGTTCCTGCTGAGCCGGGACTGGTTAGAATGTACGTCTGCGGCCCCACCACCTATAACTACATCCACCTGGGCAATGCCCGGCCCCTGGTGGTTTTCGATTCCCTGAGGCGTTATCTGGAATACCGGGGATACGCAGTCTTCTATGTGCAGAACTTTACCGACATTGATGACAAAATTATCCACAGGGCCCGGGAAGAGGGCGTGCCGGCTGAAGTCCTGGCCGCCAGGTATATCCGGGAATTCTTTGTGGATGCCGATGCCTTGAACGTAAGGCGGGCCAGCCTCTATCCCCGGGTGAGCCACCACATCGAGGATATTATTCGGGCCGTGGAGGACCTGATCCGGCGGGGTTACGCTTATGCCGCCAAGGGGGACGTCTATTTTGCTGTGGATAAGTTTCCCGCCTACGGCAGGCTATCCCGACGTCAGCCCGAGGAAATGATGGCCGGTGCCCGGGTGGAGATCGGCGAGGACAAAAGGAACCCCCTGGACTTTGCCCTCTGGAAGAAGGCCCGGCCCGGTGAGCCGGCCTGGGACAGCCCCTGGGGACTCGGCCGGCCCGGCTGGCATATTGAATGCTCCACCATGGCCCTGAAATACCTGGGCCCTTCCTTCGACATCCACGGCGGGGGAGCAGATCTCATCTTTCCCCACCATGAAAACGAAATCGCCCAGGCCGAGGCCCTGACGGGGAAGCCCTTTGCCCGGTTCTGGCTGCACAACGGTTTCATCACCGTCAATCAGGAGAAGATGTCCAAATCCAAGGGAAACTTCTTTCTCCTGCGGGAGATCCTGGGGCGGTTCAGGCCCCAGGCCGTACGCCTTTATCTCTTGGGCACCCATTACCGCAGCCCCCTGGACTTTGCCGATGAGTACCTGGAAGAGGCGGAGAGAGGCTATGACCGCCTGGTCAACGCCCGGGTGGTTCTGGCCGAGGCCCTGGCCGCCTCGGGTGGCGGGGACCGTGAAGGGGTCGGAGGCCCTGCGGGGGAAGGGGCAACTCCGGCCGCCCTCGAGCTGAGGGAACGGGTAAGGTCCCTGCGCTCTAAACTCGAGGCGGCCTTGGACGATGATTTTAATACCGCCCATGCCCTGGGCGTCCTGTACGAACTGGTGCGCGAGATTAACACCTTTGTTAACCGCGGCGAGAAGGGGCCGGGGACAGCAGAAGCCCTGGCGGAGGCCGCCTCCGTCCTAGACGATTTGGGAGAGGGTGTCCTGGGTCTTTTCGGCGGCGCCAGGCAGGAGGCGGACGGCGGGCTGGTGGCCGGGCTGGTGGAGCTTATCCTCTCCATCCGGCAGGATGCCCGCCAGCGCAAGGACTGGGCCACGGCCGACTATCTGCGGGACCGTCTCAAAGAGCTGGGGATTATCCTGGAGGACACCCCCCACGGTGTCCGCTGGAGGATTCGTCGCGGGTGA
- a CDS encoding Mini-ribonuclease 3, which yields MRPKEELLPIPTSLPPEQVEELSPLVLAYVGDAVYELLVRSYLVQGRATRVDVLHREAVEFVAAVNQARLVPRLEGRLTSEEKEVLRRGRNARPGHLPRHATPLEYRYSTALETLFGYLYLKGDWPRLRQVFAAVCELVEGGQGP from the coding sequence GTGAGGCCGAAGGAGGAATTGTTGCCGATACCGACCAGCCTGCCACCGGAGCAAGTGGAGGAGCTTTCCCCCCTGGTCCTGGCCTATGTAGGCGACGCCGTTTACGAACTTCTGGTACGGAGTTACTTGGTTCAAGGGAGGGCTACCAGGGTGGATGTCCTTCACCGGGAAGCAGTGGAGTTTGTGGCCGCCGTCAACCAGGCCCGGCTGGTGCCCCGCCTGGAGGGAAGGCTTACGTCGGAGGAAAAGGAAGTCCTCCGACGCGGACGCAATGCCAGGCCGGGACATCTGCCGCGGCATGCCACGCCCCTGGAGTACCGCTACAGCACGGCCCTGGAAACCCTTTTCGGCTACCTTTACCTGAAAGGGGACTGGCCCCGGTTGCGGCAGGTGTTTGCTGCTGTTTGTGAGCTGGTTGAGGGGGGACAAGGCCCATGA
- the thyX gene encoding FAD-dependent thymidylate synthase — MIIESPRVLVPQTALDPRILEKLERYARVCYKSEGKIKDHTAAPFLRNILQRGHESVIEHEKITVLMVVDRGISHEIVRHRLGSYSQESTRYCNYGRDQFGREITVIEPFFLTGKKEYYYWKEACLAAEKSYMALLETCTPQEARSVLPTSLKTELVVTYNLREWRHFFRLRCSPAAHPQMRQVAIPLLLFFKAKLPVLFEDIPYDVQFPPEHYARVVITDDFFNPLQPWQGED; from the coding sequence ATGATCATCGAGAGCCCCCGGGTTTTGGTGCCTCAGACCGCCCTGGACCCTCGTATCCTGGAAAAACTGGAGCGTTATGCCCGGGTATGCTACAAATCCGAGGGTAAAATCAAAGATCACACGGCCGCGCCCTTCCTGAGGAATATTTTGCAGCGGGGACATGAGTCCGTCATCGAACACGAAAAGATTACCGTCCTGATGGTGGTGGACCGGGGTATATCCCATGAGATCGTCAGGCACCGTCTGGGCTCCTACAGCCAGGAATCGACCAGGTACTGCAATTACGGCCGGGACCAATTCGGCCGGGAGATAACGGTCATCGAACCCTTTTTCCTGACCGGTAAAAAGGAGTATTATTACTGGAAGGAGGCCTGTTTGGCCGCCGAAAAGAGTTATATGGCTTTGCTGGAGACCTGTACCCCCCAGGAAGCGCGTTCGGTCTTGCCCACCTCCCTCAAGACCGAGCTGGTGGTTACCTATAACCTGAGGGAATGGCGGCATTTCTTCCGCCTGCGGTGCTCTCCGGCGGCCCACCCGCAAATGCGGCAGGTGGCCATTCCCCTGCTCTTGTTTTTTAAAGCAAAGCTGCCCGTGCTGTTCGAAGATATTCCCTATGATGTGCAGTTCCCGCCGGAACATTACGCCCGGGTAGTCATCACCGATGATTTTTTCAACCCCCTCCAGCCCTGGCAAGGTGAGGATTAG
- the rlmB gene encoding 23S rRNA (guanosine(2251)-2'-O)-methyltransferase RlmB, translating into MEEILAGRQAVREALKAGRPLNKILVAHGAEGRTVSEIVYLAREQGVPLQKVDRRALNRVAGEVPHQGVVALAAAKGYVEVEDLLEASRQRQEAPFLLMLDGVEDPQNLGAVLRLADACGVHGVIIPRRRSAGLSPAVARVAAGAVEYVPVARVANLGTTLEALKERGLWAIGAEGDGETLAFAADFTLPLVLVLGGEGKGLSYLVRRKCDLVVRLPMRGHINSLNVAAAAAVLLYEVVRQREFPAAARGMHHDRTDS; encoded by the coding sequence ATGGAAGAAATCCTGGCCGGGCGCCAGGCGGTCAGGGAGGCCTTGAAGGCCGGCCGCCCCCTGAACAAGATTCTGGTGGCCCACGGCGCCGAGGGACGCACAGTGTCTGAAATCGTGTACCTGGCCCGGGAGCAGGGCGTTCCCTTGCAGAAGGTGGACCGCCGGGCCTTGAACCGGGTGGCCGGTGAGGTACCCCACCAGGGGGTGGTAGCCCTGGCGGCGGCCAAAGGTTACGTCGAGGTGGAGGACCTTTTGGAAGCTTCCCGGCAGAGGCAGGAGGCTCCCTTTCTGCTGATGCTCGACGGCGTGGAGGACCCGCAGAACCTGGGAGCCGTCCTCCGCCTGGCCGACGCTTGCGGCGTCCACGGGGTTATTATCCCCCGCCGCCGCAGCGCCGGGCTTTCGCCGGCCGTGGCCCGCGTGGCGGCAGGGGCCGTGGAATACGTTCCGGTGGCTCGGGTGGCGAACCTTGGTACCACGCTGGAAGCCTTAAAGGAGCGCGGCCTTTGGGCCATCGGTGCCGAAGGAGACGGGGAAACCCTGGCCTTTGCAGCCGACTTCACCTTGCCCCTGGTCCTGGTGCTGGGAGGAGAAGGGAAGGGGCTTTCTTACCTGGTGAGGCGGAAGTGCGACCTGGTGGTCAGGCTGCCCATGCGGGGTCACATCAACTCCTTAAATGTAGCCGCTGCCGCTGCCGTTCTTCTCTATGAGGTAGTTCGCCAGCGGGAGTTCCCCGCTGCGGCCAGGGGAATGCACCATGACCGTACTGATTCTTGA
- a CDS encoding NYN domain-containing protein yields the protein MTVLILDGYNVIHSWPELLRLKESNLGHARDKLIDEMINVRPLLGVEIFIVFDAYRLGGRDTGQEEQAGVRVIYTRQGETADTCIERLAGELVTAGKEVVVVTGDWLEQRVVWGKGALRLSPMGLRKLVLEVRRKVEGYTEERDYNPLDGYLSPHERMILEKWRRE from the coding sequence ATGACCGTACTGATTCTTGACGGGTACAATGTCATACACAGCTGGCCCGAACTTCTCCGGCTCAAAGAGTCAAATTTAGGCCACGCCAGGGATAAACTAATAGATGAGATGATAAATGTCCGGCCTCTCCTCGGTGTGGAGATCTTCATCGTTTTCGACGCCTACCGCCTCGGAGGCCGTGATACCGGGCAGGAGGAACAGGCCGGCGTCCGGGTGATCTATACCCGGCAGGGCGAAACGGCAGATACCTGTATTGAAAGGCTGGCGGGGGAGCTGGTTACCGCGGGGAAGGAAGTTGTAGTGGTGACGGGGGACTGGCTGGAACAGAGGGTAGTCTGGGGGAAGGGGGCCCTGCGCCTGTCACCTATGGGATTAAGAAAACTGGTGCTGGAAGTGCGCCGGAAGGTGGAGGGATATACTGAAGAGCGGGACTACAACCCCCTGGACGGATACCTGTCTCCCCATGAGCGGATGATTTTGGAAAAATGGCGAAGGGAATAG
- the sigH gene encoding RNA polymerase sporulation sigma factor SigH, translated as MSVNLQRETFHSYEVMGDEEIVTLAQEGDDVAQEYLINKYRNFVRAKARAYFLVGADREDIIQEGMIGLYKAIRDFRGDKLSSFRAFAELCITRQIITAIKTATRQKHIPLNSYVSLNKPVYDEDSDRTLLDIISGSRIADPEELIISREEFYNIEEKMGEILSSLEREVLMSYLEGKSYQEIALDLQRHVKSIDNALQRVKRKLERYLERRDA; from the coding sequence ATGAGCGTCAATCTCCAGCGCGAGACCTTCCATAGCTACGAGGTCATGGGGGACGAGGAAATTGTTACTTTGGCTCAGGAGGGGGATGACGTAGCCCAGGAATATTTAATAAATAAATATCGCAATTTCGTACGGGCCAAGGCCCGGGCTTATTTCCTAGTGGGGGCCGACAGGGAAGATATCATCCAGGAAGGGATGATCGGCCTCTACAAAGCTATACGGGATTTCCGGGGCGACAAACTGTCGTCTTTTCGTGCCTTTGCGGAATTGTGTATTACGCGCCAGATCATTACGGCCATAAAGACGGCCACCCGCCAGAAGCATATCCCCCTCAATTCCTATGTGTCCCTGAACAAACCGGTTTACGACGAAGATTCCGATCGCACCCTTCTGGACATCATCTCCGGTTCCAGGATTGCCGACCCCGAGGAACTTATAATTAGCCGGGAGGAATTTTACAATATCGAGGAGAAGATGGGAGAGATCTTAAGCTCCCTGGAGCGAGAGGTTTTAATGTCCTACCTGGAGGGCAAGTCCTACCAGGAGATCGCCCTAGACCTCCAGCGCCACGTTAAGTCCATCGATAACGCCCTCCAAAGGGTAAAAAGGAAGCTGGAGCGCTATCTGGAAAGGCGGGACGCCTAA
- the tnpA gene encoding IS66 family insertion sequence element accessory protein TnpA has protein sequence MTRAELQKLWEARIAEYRESGQSVKEWCASHEGISPRQLWYWLRKFKNQTTAPPESSNRWLPIEISEQGSPEQSLLVKIGPASIEVRPGFDPALLIQVVRVLVSLC, from the coding sequence ATGACCAGAGCCGAATTACAAAAACTTTGGGAAGCTCGTATAGCCGAATACAGGGAAAGCGGGCAAAGCGTTAAAGAATGGTGCGCCTCCCATGAGGGCATTAGCCCCAGGCAGTTATGGTACTGGCTGCGGAAGTTTAAGAACCAGACCACAGCTCCCCCGGAAAGTTCCAACCGGTGGCTGCCAATAGAAATAAGCGAGCAAGGTTCCCCAGAACAGTCCCTACTGGTCAAAATAGGACCGGCCAGCATCGAGGTAAGACCCGGCTTTGACCCGGCCTTGCTCATCCAGGTAGTACGGGTGCTGGTAAGCTTATGCTAA